A window of Bacteroidales bacterium contains these coding sequences:
- a CDS encoding DUF305 domain-containing protein — MKNNHKMNQNKENKSQYAKFILMLLGSFIAMYITMYFNTYEIGHVYFSLTRFYMACTGISAMAVIMLLFMLSMYKNKKKNIAIILGSLILFTSALALVRSQTPIGDVLYMEAMIPHHSIAILTSKRAAIKDPEVRKLADEIIEAQEREIAEMKEFIKRLQSDK; from the coding sequence ATGAAAAATAACCACAAAATGAATCAAAACAAAGAAAACAAAAGTCAATATGCTAAATTCATATTGATGTTGCTTGGTTCCTTTATCGCAATGTACATAACAATGTATTTTAATACCTACGAGATAGGCCACGTTTATTTCAGTCTTACCCGTTTTTACATGGCTTGCACGGGGATTTCAGCAATGGCAGTGATAATGCTGTTATTTATGTTAAGTATGTACAAGAATAAAAAGAAAAATATTGCTATTATTTTGGGCAGTTTAATTCTTTTTACAAGTGCTTTAGCCTTGGTAAGGTCGCAAACTCCGATTGGTGATGTATTATATATGGAAGCAATGATTCCACATCATTCTATAGCTATTCTCACCAGTAAAAGAGCAGCTATTAAAGATCCGGAGGTAAGAAAGTTGGCCGATGAAATTATAGAGGCCCAGGAAAGAGAAATTGCAGAAATGAAAGAGTTTATTAAAAGATTACAGTCAGATAAGTAA